The Brassica oleracea var. oleracea cultivar TO1000 chromosome C6, BOL, whole genome shotgun sequence genome includes a region encoding these proteins:
- the LOC106299159 gene encoding inactive GDSL esterase/lipase-like protein 23: MAGNGSLATVLGLFLVLTLFHNPITVAGQSIPAVALFTFGDLNFDAGNKQNLTKANVPQGFWPYGKSRDDPNGKFSDGFIAPDFVAKFMGIPIEIPAALKPNVNVSRGASFAVADATLLGAPVESNNPIADASAQQAFVTSVTNKLKNDISLLYASGASKFVIQTLAPLGCLPIVRQDYNTGMDQCHETLNNFAKQHNEKIGPMLNEMARTAPGFQFTVFDFYNVILRRTQRSLNYRFLVTYSSCCGVGTHNAYGCGFPNVYSKLCEYQRSYLFFDGRHNTEKAQESFGHLLFGADPNVIQPMINVRELVTYPVDEPMREFWLPTTSSASDSTSSSSHGYEFY; this comes from the exons ATGGCGGGAAACGGTAGTTTAGCGACTGTTCTTGGGCTATTTTTGGTGCTCACACTGTTCCATAACCCGATCACTGTCGCTGGACAAAGTATTCCGGCGGTGGCTTTATTTACGTTCGGTGACTTAAACTTCGACGCCGGAAATAAACAGAATCTCACCAAAGCAAACGTTCCGCAAGGCTTCTGGCCGTACGGAAAATCCAGAGACGACCCTAACGGCAAATTCTCAGACGGATTCATCGCTCCGGACTTCGTCG CAAAATTCATGGGCATTCCGATCGAAATCCCCGCGGCGCTGAAACCGAACGTCAATGTTTCACGTGGAGCTAGTTTCGCTGTCGCTGATGCTACTCTTCTCGGAGCTCCTGTGGAATCT AACAACCCTATCGCCGATGCATCTGCCCAACAAGCTTTTGTCACTTCCGTGACCAACAAGTTAAAGAACGATATTAGCTTATTGTATGCATCAGGAGCTAGTAAGTTCGTTATCCAAACCCTAGCACCATTGGGTTGCTTACCAATCGTCAGACAAGATTACAACACCGGGATGGACCAATGCCATGAAACTCTTAACAATTTTGCTAAACAACACAACGAAAAAATCGGACCCATGTTGAACGAAATGGCTAGAACTGCTCCTGGTTTCCAGTTCACAGTCTTTGACTTCTACAATGTTATTCTTCGTAGGACGCAGAGGAGCTTAAACTACA GATTTTTGGTAACGTACTCATCGTGCTGCGGAGTTGGGACACACAATGCTTACGGTTGCGGTTTCCCCAACGTGTACTCGAAACTATGCGAGTACCAACGATCTTATTTATTCTTCGATGGGCGTCACAATACAGAGAAGGCACAAGAAAGTTTTGGTCATCTTCTTTTTGGAGCCGATCCAAATGTTATCCAACCGATGATTAACGTCCGTGAGCTCGTTACTTACCCAGTCGATGAACCAATGCGTGAGTTTTGGTTACCTACAACTTCGTCCGCGAGTGACTCTACCTCGTCATCAAGCCACGGTTACGAGTTCTACTGA